Genomic DNA from Capsicum annuum cultivar UCD-10X-F1 unplaced genomic scaffold, UCD10Xv1.1 ctg77042, whole genome shotgun sequence:
GGTTTGGATGAGGACAAGAAGCACTTTTGGAAGGATTTGGACAAGATAGTGAGAGGTATGCAGCTCACAACAAAGCTATTCATAGGAGGTGATGTCCAAGGACACATCGGGTCAACTAAGAGGGACTATgacgatgtgcatggaggttttggatTCGGGGACATGAACGAAAGCAGAGCCACACTTTTGGAATTTGTGAGAGGTTTTGGATTGGTGGTAGCTAATTCGAGTTTCCGTAGAAGGAACAGTACTTGGTTACATTCTGCAGTAAGGTGGTTAAGACTCAAAATGATTTTTTTGCTCCTTAAGAAGGCTAATAAAAGTCTTTGTAAGGAcggtaaggtcatcccgagtcaGAATCTTGCGACCCAACATAAGCACTTGGTGATGAATTTGGAGATCAAGAAGAATAGGAAGAAGAGGGTTGTGGATGACCCGCCAAGGATCAAATGAGGTAGCTTGACTATGGACAATGGCCTGAAAATAGGGGAGAAGGTGATGGCTAACGAGACTGGGGGGAGTAGTGTGATGCGGACAATATGTAGGATAACATTGTCAATTGCATTAGGGAAGAGAGGTGTTAGGTGTCTCGAGAGGCCGATTTGGTAGGCATCAAGGAGACAGGTGATGAGTGCAGAAATACAAGGAAAGATGGAGACAAAAAAGGTGGCTTACGATAGAGTTAGTGAAGTGTAAGAACGAGGAGAAGCAAATGAATAGGTAGAATTATAAGATGACCAGAAAGGATGCAAAGTTAGTTGTATGGCGGCAAAAACAACTTCTGAGCACTAGTATGTATAATTCAAGGACAAAAATGGGGATAAAAAGTTATACAGGCTAGCCAAGGCGAGGGAGAGGCGAGC
This window encodes:
- the LOC124894717 gene encoding uncharacterized protein LOC124894717, with the protein product MYDYAPQAGLDEDKKHFWKDLDKIVRGMQLTTKLFIGGDVQGHIGSTKRDYDDVHGGFGFGDMNESRATLLEFVRGFGLVVANSSFRRRNSTWLHSAVRWLRLKMIFLLLKKANKSLCKDGKVIPSQNLATQHKHLVMNLEIKKNRKKRVVDDPPRIK